The Anopheles coluzzii chromosome 2, AcolN3, whole genome shotgun sequence genome window below encodes:
- the LOC120950622 gene encoding uncharacterized protein LOC120950622: MAANSLRQFYTEFILLYKSFPCLWDITSKAYIDRAEKQKAYDQLVQKYKEIDKNATRHAVTKKINTLRTCYRRELGKISKSIRSGASEENVYQPTLWYFDLFTFLDEGKGQDEELPYDGCDTSAAAHDSAVEEIVEHIEIEYIDDETYQDSNDYDSTVDEERLLSPCSMGSSNVAEPSTGKRKYSSIDQGVDTRASYGCASNNVPFTSKREDAFDIFGKHVAYKLRSLSKQQNILAQKLINDVLFEGEMETLNRHCKLSIPNDRRHRAACTKHEI; encoded by the exons ATGGCTGCGAATAGTTTGCGCCAGTTTTATAcggaatttattttattgtacaAAAGTTTTCCCTGCCTGTGGGACATTACCTCGAAGGCGTACATCGATCGGGCGGAAAAGCAGAAAGCGTACGACCAGTTGGTACAAAAGTATAAAGAAATCGACAAGAATGCGACACGCCATGCGGTTACAAAGAAGATCAACACTCTGCGAACGTGCTACCGCCGGGAGCTAGGAAAGATTAGCAAATCCATTCGTTCCGGTGCCAGCGAGGAGAATGTGTACCAACCGACGTTATGGTACTTTGATTTGTTCACCTTTCTGGACGAAGGCAAAGGTCAGGATGAGGAATTGCCATACGATGGCTGTGATACAAGTGCTGCGGCACATGATTCCGCGGTGGAAGAGATTGTAGAGCATATAGAAATAGAG TATATTGACGATGAAACATACCAGGACAGTAacgattatgattcgactGTGGATGAGGAACGGCTCCTTTCGCCGTGCAGTATGGGCTCCAGCAACGTAGCTGAACCGTCCActgggaaaagaaaatactCTTCCATTGATCAGGGAGTAGATACACGGGCCAGCTATGGCTGTGCTAGCAATAATGTACCATTTACTTCGAAGCGAGAAGATGCATTTGATATTTTTGGCAAACACGTTGCGTACAAACTGCGTTCCCTGAGCAAGCAGCAGAATATTCTGGCACAAAAGCTCATTAACGACGTGCTGTTCGAAGGTGAAATGGAAACACTGAACCGACATTGTAAATTATCCATTCCAAACGATCGTCGACATAGGGCAGCGTGCACTAAACACGAAATTTAA
- the LOC120950624 gene encoding uncharacterized protein LOC120950624 yields MNCLKCSCGCDKLSKEELEQIINSSDRVKDFLKNETARSVFRRLTYPEEDESQPSGSRQRPVGKRPKPQAIKYLELIEKCEELMKKADLSDEAVEELANHRYMDMELAERLDESTAANRTEVLEAIVREYSNRLCETECYEKFISKLVKAHEGKLKIEK; encoded by the exons ATGAAT TGCCTTAAATGCAGCTGTGGCTGCGATAAACTCAGCAAGGAAGAACTGGAACAGATCATCAATTCGTCGGATCGTGTAAAAGATTTTCTAAAAAACGAAACAGCACGCAGTGTCTTCCGCAGACTAACCTATCCCGAGGAGGATGAATCACAACCTTCCGGCTCGCGGCAACGCCCCGTGGGAAAGAGACCGAAACCCCAGGCCATCAAGTACCTTGAACTCATCGAAAAGTGTGAGGAGCTCATGAAGAAGGCGGATTTGAGCGATGAGGCGGTCGAAGAGTTGGCGAACCATAGATACATGGACATGGAATTGGCCGAACGGTTGGACGAAAGCACTGCCGCTAACCGCACTGAAGTGCTGGAAGCTATCGTGCGAGAATATAGTAACCGCTTGTGCGAGACAGAGTGTTACGAAAAGTTTATAAGCAAGTTAGTCAAAGCGCACGAAGGGAAGCTCAAGATCGAAAAATGA